A genomic stretch from Enterobacter oligotrophicus includes:
- the ddpX gene encoding D-alanyl-D-alanine dipeptidase, producing the protein MPEESPLIDVAKTFPTLHIDLKYATADNITGRPIYQEALCLLHADAATALAKAVSIATLAGLKLVVYDAYRPQQAQAQLWDACPNPKYVVDVAIGSNHSRGTAIDVTLMDEHDNVLDMGAGFDEMHDRSHPYHPSVPPHAQRNRLLLNAIMFGGGFVGIGSEWWHFELPEAASYPLLDDRFDCFPLTHTSL; encoded by the coding sequence ATGCCCGAAGAGAGTCCACTGATTGACGTGGCGAAGACCTTTCCCACGCTGCATATCGATCTGAAATACGCGACCGCCGACAACATCACAGGCCGCCCGATTTATCAGGAGGCGCTGTGTTTGCTTCATGCCGATGCCGCCACCGCGCTGGCGAAAGCCGTCAGTATTGCCACGCTCGCAGGGCTGAAACTGGTGGTCTATGACGCCTACCGCCCACAGCAGGCGCAGGCACAACTGTGGGATGCCTGCCCGAACCCGAAATACGTAGTGGACGTGGCGATTGGCTCTAACCACAGTCGTGGCACCGCCATTGACGTGACGCTGATGGATGAGCACGACAATGTGCTGGATATGGGGGCCGGGTTTGACGAGATGCATGACCGTTCGCATCCGTACCACCCGTCCGTTCCGCCGCATGCGCAGCGTAATCGTCTGCTGCTCAACGCCATTATGTTTGGCGGCGGTTTTGTGGGGATCGGCAGCGAATGGTGGCACTTTGAGCTACCCGAGGCCGCCAGCTATCCCCTTCTTGACGATCGTTTTGACTGTTTTCCGTTGACGCACACATCCCTTTAA
- a CDS encoding MurR/RpiR family transcriptional regulator — protein sequence MTTKPEVLNRIETTFSQLTPSEKRVASWMLAHAAQIPFETAESVALMTGTSGITVGRFLRKLGYRNLDDAKKSLRDPYQPWGMNDRLDSWQQQRPLSDRMQHSLSLEVDAITHVYQLAQSDAFKQIVHRLTHADAVFVLGIQSTRGIANAFFSHLEYLRPRVSYSEGSSGSWVESLNSGFARPYIVLTDTRAYSAIARQYCRVASEKAIPMALITDIWCPWARDYPIDLLQVKTDTGHFWDSLAPVSCLFNLLLSGVVEALGDALPDRLAVNRQLQQEFGQFER from the coding sequence ATGACGACAAAACCCGAAGTGCTGAACCGTATCGAAACAACCTTCAGCCAGCTCACGCCCAGCGAAAAGCGGGTGGCGAGCTGGATGCTGGCCCATGCGGCACAGATCCCGTTTGAAACGGCGGAAAGCGTCGCGCTGATGACCGGAACCAGCGGGATCACCGTCGGACGATTTCTGCGTAAGCTGGGCTATCGCAATCTGGACGATGCCAAAAAAAGCCTGCGCGATCCGTATCAACCCTGGGGAATGAACGATCGCCTCGACTCCTGGCAGCAGCAGCGTCCGCTGTCCGACCGCATGCAGCACTCGTTGTCGCTGGAGGTGGACGCCATTACCCATGTTTATCAACTGGCGCAAAGCGACGCATTTAAGCAGATTGTCCATCGCCTTACGCATGCAGACGCCGTGTTCGTGCTGGGCATTCAGTCCACACGCGGGATCGCTAACGCGTTCTTCAGCCATCTGGAATATCTGCGTCCTCGTGTGAGCTACTCCGAAGGGTCGTCCGGCAGTTGGGTGGAATCGCTGAACTCCGGTTTTGCGCGTCCCTACATTGTACTGACCGACACCCGCGCCTACTCCGCTATCGCCCGCCAGTATTGCCGTGTGGCGAGTGAGAAAGCGATCCCGATGGCGCTCATTACTGATATCTGGTGTCCGTGGGCGCGGGATTACCCCATTGATTTACTCCAGGTGAAAACCGATACCGGCCATTTCTGGGATTCGCTGGCACCCGTGAGTTGTCTGTTCAACCTGTTGCTGTCGGGCGTGGTGGAGGCGCTCGGTGATGCGCTGCCGGACCGCCTGGCGGTAAACCGACAATTACAACAAGAGTTTGGTCAATTCGAACGCTAA